TATATCCAATTGGCACCGATGCCCCTGCTGAGTTTGAGAAGGCTCTTCAGGAGGCTATTAAGAAAGGTCTGGAAGGCGGTGGGGCATCATGAAAGTGTATGGTATAGAAGAGAACGGGCGGTTTGCTGAATATGTAAAAACACCCTTTCAGGCAGAGCATGAAGAGGTTGTTCTTGAAGATTGGATGGAGAAGAATCCCCATAATATTATTGCAGATGATACGATATTGATTATCGGACGGCAGGTGGCCACTGATATGGGAGGGTTTATAGACCTTCTCGGTCTTAACAGAAGGGGAGATATAGTTGTTATTGAATTGAAACGGGATAGAACCCCCCGCGATACCATTGCACAATCCCTGGACTATGCTTCCTTTGCTGCAAAGCTGGACTCCTCTCAGATCGAAGGCATACTGAGATCCTATGTGCAGGATTAATCCCTCCATCTTGCAGAATACCATCGTGAATATTTTACTCTTTCAGACAGTGAAGCTGTATCATTTAATAAGGATCAACATATTGTAATAGTTGGTCAGAATATCACCCCGCAGATAAAGCAGACTGCAATTTTTCTTTCTTCACGGGGGATACGGGTAAGCTGTGTGGAATTTACGTTTTTTCAGACAACTGCGGGCACCCGCCTTTTATCTCAGGAAATAGTTGTGGGAGCAGAACATCACAAGGTAGACGGAGTGACCTCACAGTCCTTGCCGATGATTACTGAAAAAGAGTTTCTTGCATCCGCCGATGAATACGGCAGGCCTCTTTTTTCACGGATAATAGGGTTGGCACAGGAAAAATCACTGCCTGTTCACTGGGGGACAAAGGGGTTTTCATTGAATGCTGATTATAAGGGAACTCATGTGGCAATCTGCCTTGTATATCCCCCCGACTCGGTATATAGGCAAACAATTCGTACAGCCCTCTATGCACGGGGAGGGGTGGAGAGAAAAACCGCTGTGCCCGCAGAGACTATTGCCAGGCTTAAAAAACAGGCAGAAGCGATTGGGGTTTTTACTTCTGCCGGTGAGGATCTAAAATGTCATATTACGCGGGATCTTTCTCATACTGAAATAGAAGATATACTGCATTGGTGTTTGTCTGTTGCCGGTGAAATAAAAAAATACGGTCTCAAGGAGTAGATGTTTCTGGCAAAGCAGTTTTGTGCAGACTGTTTTTCTGCTGTTTTTGTGGGTTTTGTTCTTTGGAACGTGTTGTCTAACGATAAGATAAGCAAAAAGGTCGCTGAGAAAATGGCATATATCTGTACACGTGTATCAGATTAAAATATTGTAAAAAGCGGAGAATATCGTGTGTACGCTTGTGGAAATAGATAATATGGATGACCACAACTGTACGTCCCACGGTGCTTCACCTCAATCCTCCACCCGTCCGTAACTCTTTCATATAAGCACCATTCAGAAGGGTACGACAGAATTTAAAGCGTAACAAAGCCCTCGTGTATCCACGAGGCAGGGTCTGAAGAGAAAATGATGCCTCGTGTACCCACGAGGCGGGATCCGAAGGGAAAATGGTGCCCTCGTGTA
The Chitinivibrio alkaliphilus ACht1 DNA segment above includes these coding regions:
- a CDS encoding endonuclease NucS domain-containing protein, whose product is MKVYGIEENGRFAEYVKTPFQAEHEEVVLEDWMEKNPHNIIADDTILIIGRQVATDMGGFIDLLGLNRRGDIVVIELKRDRTPRDTIAQSLDYASFAAKLDSSQIEGILRSYVQD